TATCAATCAGCCGGTATGACAAGTCACGGGCCGCGGGATGCGACGCTGCCAGTGCAGACAAAATACATGCGCCAACTCCGGCACGTATCAGGCAAAACTGCGTATCGAGATTGGCGATGGCAAAATTGGATGATACTTTCTGCCAAAGATCAGGCAGATGCCGCCCCAGGACATTCATGATGCTCGAATCCTCCTTATCACGAAGCAAAGGCATCGTCCATAAGGTTTCCAGCCCGATCAAACCATCTGGTATCGACACATCAGGTGGGAACATGACACCCAATTGCGCGGTCAGCAACTTTCGAATCTTCAATACATTGGTTGCAGCCCCCACATACGATCCAAAACCGATGTCAACCTCGCCCAGGGCAATGCGGCGAATGACACCCGCACTGGAATCGTCCAGCAAGTTGACATGTATGGCGGGAAAGCGATCACGCATCCGACGCAATACTTCGGTCAGCACAGTTGACGAGAACGCCGTTCCACATGCCACATGCAAGCTGCCTCGGCGGCCTGCGGACTGCTCCTTCAGATCAGCCAGCGACAATTCCAGATCATTGAGCAGGCGCTGCATGCCCGGGAGGAATATCGACCCATCGGGCGTCAACGTCACGCTGCGCGTTGTTCTGACAAACAGCGCCAAGCCCACTTCCTCCTCCAGCTCACGTATGGTCTTGGTCAGCGTGGACTGTGTCAGACACAGATTTCGAGCGGCGGCGGTGAAACTTTCAGTACAGGCAACAGCAACAAAAGCACGCAGGTGTCTAAGCGAAACATTCATAGCACATTCGAATAAAGCGATTCAATCAGTTCATTTTACGAAGGTCATCCACACCAGGGAAATACCGCTCCTATCCGGGTTTTCAGCCATCCATCCGGTCAAGGCCATTCCTACGGCATGAATCAAGGAATGTGAACCATGTCATATAGATTACCCATCAGCCAATCAGGACTTCCCGCAGTTAGGTCGAACTTTGGCATCATCCATTACACCAATCCGCCTCGATTACGACTGACCTGCGACCTTGTCGATTGATCAAGTGAACAGAATCACCGATGGAGAATGTTGTGAGAAAACATGCATGATCCATCTCACTTGCAGTTATCCCGGCCGGGCCGTTTCTTAACGCTCGGGTCGAAAAACTGGGTCTAT
This genomic window from Chitinivorax sp. B contains:
- a CDS encoding LysR family transcriptional regulator, giving the protein MNVSLRHLRAFVAVACTESFTAAARNLCLTQSTLTKTIRELEEEVGLALFVRTTRSVTLTPDGSIFLPGMQRLLNDLELSLADLKEQSAGRRGSLHVACGTAFSSTVLTEVLRRMRDRFPAIHVNLLDDSSAGVIRRIALGEVDIGFGSYVGAATNVLKIRKLLTAQLGVMFPPDVSIPDGLIGLETLWTMPLLRDKEDSSIMNVLGRHLPDLWQKVSSNFAIANLDTQFCLIRAGVGACILSALAASHPAARDLSYRLIDMPQLQRDVYVFTRNEVPLSPVATTFLQLVYEVLPEMTFCPGVQLTSSV